One window of the Fusobacterium animalis 7_1 genome contains the following:
- a CDS encoding aspartate:alanine exchanger family transporter has translation MHFDVVGFIFNSLVLLFFTMTLGNLFGNVKFRKFNFGITGTLFIGLFVGYFLTKYAVTIPEESKYFSKAQNVLKGNVIDNSIMNLSLLIFIVGTGLLAAKDMKYAITKFGKQFVIIAIFIPFVGAVASYGFSQIFSKMSPYQITGTYTGALTSSAGLAAATESSEAESRHLASEFQGLSEGTKIKILAIINNAKERDAKLKNEDIPEKMTIENTTTLSAEDTEVYVTEAKAGVGVGHSIGYPFGVLFLILGINFIPKIFRFDVEKEKEKYFAQKKIDLSKDKDAGKNTIPEVKMDFVGFSVAAFLGYFLGGIKISMGPLGTFSLGSIGGAIIVALLLGFIGKIGPITFRMDSVVLGKMRTYFLSIFLAGTGLNYGFRVVEAVTGDGIMIAVVSALVAILSVLFGFLLGHYVFHINWTLLSGAITGGMTSAPGLGAAIDALDCDEPAVSYGATQPLATLCMVIFSIIIHKLPI, from the coding sequence ATGCACTTTGATGTGGTCGGTTTTATTTTTAACTCATTAGTGTTATTGTTTTTTACAATGACTTTGGGAAATTTATTTGGAAATGTAAAGTTTAGAAAATTCAATTTTGGAATTACTGGAACTTTATTTATAGGATTGTTTGTTGGATATTTTTTGACAAAATATGCAGTAACTATTCCAGAAGAAAGTAAATATTTTTCAAAAGCCCAAAATGTATTAAAGGGAAATGTAATAGATAATTCTATTATGAATTTATCACTACTTATCTTTATAGTTGGGACAGGTCTTCTAGCAGCAAAAGATATGAAATATGCTATTACTAAATTTGGAAAACAATTTGTAATTATAGCAATATTTATTCCATTTGTTGGAGCAGTGGCTTCTTATGGATTTTCACAAATATTTAGTAAGATGAGTCCATATCAAATAACAGGAACTTATACAGGGGCTTTAACAAGTTCAGCAGGGCTTGCAGCAGCCACAGAATCATCAGAAGCTGAATCAAGACATTTAGCAAGTGAATTTCAAGGTTTAAGTGAAGGAACTAAAATAAAAATTTTAGCCATTATTAATAATGCAAAAGAAAGAGATGCTAAATTAAAAAATGAAGATATTCCAGAAAAAATGACAATAGAAAATACAACAACTTTATCAGCAGAAGATACAGAAGTTTATGTAACAGAAGCAAAAGCAGGAGTTGGAGTGGGGCATTCAATAGGATATCCATTTGGAGTATTATTCTTAATTTTAGGAATTAACTTTATACCAAAAATATTTAGATTTGATGTAGAAAAAGAAAAAGAAAAATATTTTGCACAAAAGAAAATTGATTTAAGCAAGGATAAAGATGCTGGTAAAAATACTATTCCAGAAGTGAAAATGGATTTTGTAGGATTTTCAGTAGCTGCATTTTTAGGATATTTCCTAGGAGGAATTAAAATTTCAATGGGACCTTTGGGGACTTTCTCACTAGGAAGCATTGGAGGGGCAATAATAGTTGCACTTCTTTTAGGATTTATTGGTAAAATTGGACCTATTACTTTCCGTATGGATTCTGTTGTATTAGGAAAAATGAGAACATATTTCTTATCAATTTTCTTAGCAGGAACAGGATTAAATTATGGATTCCGTGTTGTTGAAGCTGTTACTGGTGATGGAATTATGATAGCAGTTGTTTCAGCACTTGTAGCAATATTATCTGTTCTATTTGGTTTCTTGTTAGGACATTATGTATTCCATATAAATTGGACTTTATTATCAGGAGCTATAACAGGTGGAATGACATCAGCACCAGGTCTAGGAGCTGCCATTGATGCTTTAGATTGTGATGAACCAGCAGTATCTTATGGAGCAACTCAACCTCTTGCAACTCTATGTATGGTAATTTTTTCTATAATTATTCATAAATTACCTATCTAA
- the ftsZ gene encoding cell division protein FtsZ, whose translation MTDAIKDLVKIKVIGVGGGGGNAINDMLYSGVTGVEYIAANTDKQDLEKSLADVKLQIGEKLTKGQGAGASPEVGRQAAEEDIEKIQELLKGTDMLFITAGMGGGTGTGAAPVIAKAAKELDVLTVAVVTKPFNFEGERRKNNAESGIELLRQNVDSLVIIPNDKLFDLPDKSITLQNAFKEANNILRIGIKAVVDLVLGQGFINLDFADIKSVLKDSDIAVLGFGDGEGENRAMKAAEKALQSPLLEKSIQGADKILINLMTSQDVGLSESQTVTDVIRQAAGKKIEDVMFGVTIVPEFTDRIEITIIANNFKEGVESNSDSPIKMGTGKVAESSKQTESKEDPDDVFDIPPWMRNNKR comes from the coding sequence ATGACAGATGCAATAAAAGATCTTGTTAAAATAAAAGTAATAGGTGTTGGTGGAGGTGGAGGAAACGCCATCAATGATATGCTTTACTCTGGGGTAACAGGAGTAGAGTATATAGCAGCAAATACTGATAAACAGGATTTAGAAAAATCATTAGCTGATGTAAAATTACAAATTGGCGAGAAATTAACAAAAGGACAAGGAGCTGGGGCTTCACCAGAAGTTGGAAGACAGGCAGCAGAAGAAGATATTGAAAAAATTCAAGAACTTTTAAAAGGGACAGATATGCTATTCATTACAGCTGGAATGGGTGGCGGTACTGGGACAGGAGCTGCACCAGTAATAGCAAAAGCAGCAAAAGAACTTGATGTATTAACAGTTGCAGTAGTGACTAAACCATTTAATTTTGAAGGTGAAAGAAGAAAAAATAATGCAGAAAGTGGGATAGAACTTTTAAGACAAAATGTAGATAGTTTGGTTATTATACCTAATGATAAATTATTTGATTTGCCAGATAAGTCTATAACTTTACAAAATGCCTTTAAAGAAGCTAATAATATTTTAAGAATAGGGATAAAAGCAGTTGTAGATCTTGTTTTAGGACAAGGGTTTATAAATCTTGACTTTGCTGATATTAAGTCTGTTTTAAAAGACTCAGATATAGCTGTGTTAGGATTTGGAGATGGAGAAGGAGAAAACAGAGCTATGAAAGCTGCTGAAAAAGCATTACAATCTCCATTACTTGAAAAATCTATTCAAGGAGCAGATAAGATTCTTATCAATCTAATGACATCTCAAGATGTTGGATTAAGTGAATCTCAAACAGTTACTGATGTAATTAGACAAGCAGCTGGAAAGAAAATAGAAGACGTTATGTTTGGAGTTACAATAGTACCTGAATTTACAGATAGAATTGAAATTACAATTATAGCAAATAATTTTAAAGAAGGAGTCGAATCAAATAGTGATTCTCCTATAAAAATGGGAACTGGAAAAGTAGCTGAATCTTCAAAACAAACTGAAAGTAAAGAAGATCCAGATGATGTATTTGATATTCCACCTTGGATGAGAAATAATAAAAGATAA
- the ftsA gene encoding cell division protein FtsA produces the protein MKDDVIKKVALDIGNNGIKLLVGEMSSDFQRISVTNYVKTKSKGISKSLIENPEALAETLREAIGKAESIESPITKLSLALGGPGILSATVNVKSSFPEKEIEKTDMDNLLRQAKRQIFKGREGQYRILYKEVYNKKLDNSGIVRQPIGMVGKELQADIHLVYVDDSYVQKFIQVVNKIGIDIDRIYLNSYASAKGTLDEETKKMGVAHVDIGYGSTSIVILKSGKVLYAKTKPIGEMHYISDLSIMLKIPKEGAEEILKKLKNKQVEADNTIRYGAKKVTLREIKDIILARTGDIINFIGSAIDESGFNGVLAKGIVLTGGAVEIEGVAEQIATRSGYLTRKMLPIPLKGLKDAFYSDAVVIGVFLEDMEREYKASIEETKEANKVKKEKIKEETTSNNKINDKKMDRKEEIDNFLGEIEEVEPEKEEGKIRKVIRWFGELF, from the coding sequence ATGAAAGATGATGTAATAAAAAAAGTAGCTCTTGACATTGGAAATAATGGAATAAAATTACTAGTTGGAGAAATGAGTTCAGATTTTCAAAGAATATCTGTTACAAATTATGTAAAAACTAAGAGTAAGGGAATATCAAAATCATTGATAGAAAATCCAGAAGCATTAGCTGAAACACTTAGAGAAGCAATAGGTAAAGCAGAAAGTATTGAATCTCCAATTACAAAACTTTCACTTGCATTAGGAGGACCTGGGATTCTTTCAGCTACTGTAAATGTGAAAAGTTCATTTCCAGAAAAAGAGATAGAAAAAACTGATATGGATAATTTACTACGGCAAGCTAAAAGGCAAATTTTTAAAGGAAGAGAAGGACAATATAGAATATTATATAAAGAAGTGTATAATAAAAAACTTGATAACTCTGGAATTGTAAGACAACCGATAGGTATGGTAGGGAAAGAGTTACAAGCAGATATACACTTAGTATATGTTGATGATAGTTATGTACAAAAGTTTATACAAGTTGTAAATAAAATTGGAATAGATATAGATAGAATATATCTAAATTCTTATGCTTCAGCAAAGGGAACACTTGATGAAGAAACTAAGAAAATGGGAGTAGCACATGTTGATATTGGTTATGGTTCTACAAGTATAGTAATCTTAAAATCTGGAAAGGTTTTATATGCTAAAACTAAACCAATAGGGGAAATGCATTATATTTCAGATTTATCAATAATGCTTAAAATTCCAAAAGAGGGAGCAGAAGAAATATTAAAGAAATTAAAAAATAAACAGGTAGAAGCTGATAACACAATAAGATATGGTGCTAAAAAGGTAACGTTAAGAGAAATAAAAGATATAATTTTAGCTAGGACAGGAGATATTATAAATTTCATTGGTTCTGCTATTGATGAATCTGGATTTAATGGAGTTCTGGCTAAGGGAATAGTTTTAACTGGTGGAGCAGTTGAAATAGAGGGGGTAGCAGAACAAATTGCTACTAGGTCAGGTTATCTGACTAGAAAAATGCTACCAATACCTTTAAAAGGTTTAAAAGATGCTTTTTATAGTGATGCAGTTGTCATTGGAGTATTTTTGGAAGATATGGAACGAGAATACAAAGCAAGTATTGAGGAAACAAAAGAAGCTAATAAAGTAAAAAAAGAAAAAATTAAAGAAGAAACAACTTCAAATAATAAAATTAATGACAAAAAAATGGATAGAAAGGAAGAAATTGACAATTTTTTAGGTGAAATTGAAGAAGTGGAACCTGAAAAAGAGGAGGGTAAGATTAGAAAAGTTATTAGATGGTTTGGAGAACTTTTCTAA
- a CDS encoding cell division protein FtsQ/DivIB — MGIRLLFLSGIIYLIYMLPQNFFRLDYFNINKVNVTDNSKMLHDELTKLTEKLYNKNSIYIDSNEIKEFIEKDIRVESATVEKKSLGEIDIDVKEKDLAYYAVIGKNIYLTDKEGKIFAYLNEKEVEGVPFIIANNEEEIKEISEFLNEISDLAIFKKISQIYKVNDKEFIIILTDGVKIKTNRAKDNDEISKEKENKRYLIAEQLYFNMSKERKIDYIDLRFNDYIIKYLGDSK, encoded by the coding sequence ATGGGAATAAGATTGCTATTTTTAAGTGGAATAATTTATTTAATATATATGTTGCCACAAAATTTTTTCAGATTAGATTATTTTAACATAAATAAAGTAAATGTTACAGATAATTCAAAAATGTTACATGATGAATTGACAAAACTTACTGAAAAGTTATATAATAAGAACAGTATTTATATAGATAGCAATGAAATAAAAGAATTTATAGAAAAAGATATAAGAGTAGAAAGTGCAACAGTAGAAAAGAAGTCCTTAGGAGAGATAGATATTGATGTTAAAGAAAAAGATTTAGCTTATTATGCAGTTATAGGAAAGAATATTTATCTAACTGATAAAGAAGGAAAGATATTTGCATATCTAAATGAAAAAGAGGTTGAAGGAGTTCCTTTTATCATAGCCAATAATGAAGAAGAAATAAAAGAAATATCAGAATTTTTAAATGAAATTTCAGACTTAGCAATCTTTAAAAAGATATCTCAGATATATAAAGTAAATGATAAAGAATTTATTATAATTTTAACAGATGGTGTAAAAATAAAAACTAATAGAGCAAAAGATAATGATGAAATTAGTAAAGAAAAAGAAAATAAAAGATATTTAATAGCAGAACAACTTTATTTTAATATGTCAAAAGAAAGGAAAATTGACTATATAGATTTAAGATTTAATGATTACATAATAAAATATTTAGGTGATAGCAAATGA
- a CDS encoding D-alanine--D-alanine ligase family protein, giving the protein MKIAVFMGGTSSEKEISLKSGEAVLESLKKQGYDAYGVILDEKNQVTAFLDNEYDLAYLVLHGGNGENGKIQAVLDILGKKYTGSGVLASAITMDKDKTKQIAQSVGIRVPKAYRTVEEIERFPVIIKPVDEGSSKGVFLCNNREEAEEAVKKLARPIIEDYIVGEELTVGVLNGKALGVLKIIPQADVLYDYDSKYADGGSIHEFPAKIEDKSYKEAMKIAEKVHSEFGMKGISRSDFILSDGELYFLEVNSSPGMTKTSLIPDLATLKGYTFDDVVRITVETFLK; this is encoded by the coding sequence ATGAAAATAGCAGTTTTTATGGGGGGAACTTCCTCAGAAAAAGAAATTTCTTTAAAAAGTGGAGAAGCAGTATTAGAAAGTTTAAAAAAACAAGGTTATGATGCTTATGGTGTTATTTTAGATGAAAAAAATCAAGTAACAGCATTTCTTGATAATGAATATGATTTAGCATATTTAGTTTTACATGGTGGAAATGGTGAAAATGGCAAGATACAAGCAGTATTAGATATCTTAGGAAAAAAATATACTGGTTCAGGGGTTCTTGCAAGTGCAATAACTATGGATAAGGATAAGACTAAACAAATTGCACAGAGTGTAGGGATAAGAGTACCAAAAGCATATAGAACAGTTGAGGAGATTGAAAGATTTCCAGTTATAATAAAGCCAGTTGATGAAGGTTCTAGTAAAGGGGTATTCTTATGTAATAATAGAGAAGAGGCAGAAGAAGCTGTAAAGAAATTAGCAAGACCTATAATTGAAGATTATATTGTAGGAGAAGAATTGACTGTTGGTGTTTTAAATGGAAAGGCTTTAGGAGTATTGAAAATAATTCCACAGGCAGATGTATTATATGATTATGATTCTAAATATGCAGATGGGGGTTCAATTCATGAATTTCCTGCTAAAATAGAAGATAAATCATATAAAGAAGCTATGAAAATAGCTGAAAAAGTTCATAGTGAATTTGGAATGAAAGGAATTTCAAGAAGTGATTTTATACTAAGTGATGGAGAACTTTATTTCTTAGAAGTAAATTCTTCACCGGGAATGACAAAAACAAGTTTAATTCCTGATTTAGCAACACTTAAAGGATATACTTTTGACGATGTTGTAAGAATAACAGTTGAAACATTTTTGAAATAA
- the murB gene encoding UDP-N-acetylmuramate dehydrogenase, with the protein MKVFTNQEMKNYSNMRVGGRAKKLIILETKEEIVDVYNDKENTNIFILGNGTNVLFTDDYMDRTFVCTKKLNKIEDLGNNLVKVETGANLKDLTDFMKDKNYTGIESLFGIPGSIGGLVYMNGGAFGTEIFDKIVSVEVFDENHQIREVKKENLKVAYRKTEIQDKNWLILSATFKFDNGFDESRVKEIKELRESKHPLDKPSLGSTFKNPKGDFAARLISECGLKGTIIGNAQIAEKHPNFVLNLGGATFKDITDILTLVKKSVFEKFGIKLEEEIIIVK; encoded by the coding sequence ATGAAAGTTTTTACAAACCAAGAGATGAAAAATTATTCAAATATGAGAGTTGGTGGAAGAGCCAAAAAATTAATTATACTTGAAACAAAAGAAGAAATAGTTGATGTATATAATGATAAAGAAAATACTAATATTTTTATTTTAGGAAATGGAACAAATGTTCTATTTACTGATGACTATATGGATAGAACTTTTGTTTGTACTAAAAAATTAAATAAAATAGAAGATTTAGGAAATAATTTAGTTAAAGTTGAAACAGGTGCAAACTTGAAAGACCTAACTGATTTTATGAAAGATAAAAATTATACTGGAATTGAAAGCCTGTTTGGTATACCAGGTTCTATTGGAGGACTTGTATATATGAATGGTGGAGCTTTTGGAACAGAAATATTTGATAAAATAGTGTCTGTTGAAGTTTTTGATGAAAATCATCAAATAAGAGAAGTGAAAAAAGAGAATTTAAAAGTAGCATATAGAAAAACAGAAATTCAAGACAAAAATTGGTTAATTTTAAGTGCAACTTTTAAATTTGATAATGGTTTTGACGAATCAAGAGTGAAAGAAATAAAAGAATTAAGAGAAAGCAAACATCCTTTGGATAAACCAAGTTTAGGAAGTACCTTTAAAAATCCAAAAGGAGATTTTGCAGCAAGATTGATTTCAGAATGTGGCTTAAAGGGAACTATAATTGGTAATGCTCAAATAGCAGAAAAACATCCAAATTTTGTGTTAAATTTAGGTGGAGCTACATTTAAAGATATTACTGATATTTTAACATTAGTAAAAAAATCTGTTTTTGAAAAATTTGGAATAAAATTAGAAGAAGAAATAATAATAGTTAAATAA
- the murC gene encoding UDP-N-acetylmuramate--L-alanine ligase, with protein MEKIYFIGINGIGMSGLAKIMKCKGYDVKGADICTNYVTEELLSMGITVYNEHDEENVKGSDYVIASTAIKENNPELSYAKNNGITLLKRGELLAKLLNRETGIAVAGTHGKTTTSSMLSAVMLSKDPTIVVGGILPEIKSNARPGKSEYFIAEADESDNSFLFMYPKYSVITNIDADHLDVHGNLDNIKKSFIKFICHTQKEAIICMDCENLRDAVSKLPEGKTVTTYSIKDENANIYAKNIRIVDRKTIFELYINKELIGEFSLNIPGEHNILNSLPVIYLALKFGVSKEEIQETLHNFKGSKRRYDVLFDKDLENGYGNKTKRVRIIDDYAHHPTEIKATLKAIKSIDKSRLVVIFQPHRYSRVHFLLDEFKDAFKDVDKVILLPIYAAGEKNEFNISSEILKEHINHNNVENMNEWKDVKRYVSRVKKDSTYIFMGAGDISTLAHQIAEELEGMSE; from the coding sequence ATGGAAAAAATTTATTTTATTGGTATAAATGGCATAGGAATGAGTGGACTTGCCAAAATAATGAAATGCAAAGGTTATGATGTAAAAGGAGCAGACATCTGCACAAACTATGTAACAGAAGAACTTTTATCAATGGGTATAACAGTTTACAATGAACATGATGAAGAAAATGTAAAAGGATCTGACTATGTTATAGCTTCAACAGCTATAAAAGAAAATAATCCTGAACTCTCTTATGCAAAAAATAATGGAATAACTCTGTTAAAAAGAGGAGAGTTACTTGCCAAACTTTTAAATAGAGAAACAGGAATAGCAGTGGCAGGAACACATGGGAAGACAACAACATCATCTATGCTTTCAGCAGTTATGTTATCAAAAGATCCGACAATAGTTGTTGGAGGGATATTACCAGAAATAAAATCTAATGCTAGACCTGGTAAAAGTGAATATTTTATAGCAGAAGCAGATGAAAGTGATAATTCATTTCTATTTATGTATCCTAAATACTCAGTTATTACCAATATAGATGCTGATCATTTAGATGTACATGGAAATCTTGACAATATTAAAAAATCTTTTATAAAATTCATCTGCCATACACAAAAGGAAGCTATAATATGTATGGACTGTGAGAATTTGAGAGATGCTGTGAGTAAGTTACCAGAAGGAAAAACTGTAACAACTTATTCAATAAAAGATGAAAATGCAAATATTTATGCAAAAAATATTAGAATAGTGGATAGGAAAACAATCTTTGAACTTTATATAAATAAAGAACTGATAGGAGAATTTTCTTTAAATATTCCAGGAGAGCATAATATATTAAATTCTTTACCTGTGATTTATTTAGCTCTAAAATTTGGAGTTAGCAAAGAAGAAATCCAAGAAACTTTACATAATTTTAAAGGCTCTAAAAGAAGGTATGATGTTCTATTTGATAAAGATTTAGAAAATGGTTATGGAAATAAAACTAAAAGAGTTAGAATAATAGATGATTATGCTCATCATCCAACTGAAATTAAAGCTACTTTAAAAGCTATCAAAAGTATTGATAAATCAAGATTGGTTGTAATATTTCAACCTCATAGATATAGTAGGGTTCACTTTTTATTAGATGAATTTAAAGATGCTTTTAAAGATGTAGATAAGGTAATACTTTTACCTATATATGCAGCAGGTGAAAAAAATGAATTCAATATTTCTAGTGAAATATTGAAAGAACATATAAATCATAATAATGTAGAAAATATGAATGAATGGAAAGATGTAAAAAGATATGTATCTAGGGTAAAGAAAGACTCAACATATATTTTTATGGGAGCAGGAGATATATCAACTTTGGCTCATCAAATTGCAGAAGAATTGGAAGGAATGTCTGAATGA
- the murG gene encoding undecaprenyldiphospho-muramoylpentapeptide beta-N-acetylglucosaminyltransferase, whose amino-acid sequence MKKVMLTTGGTGGHIYPALAVADKLKLKGVDTVFVGSTERMEKDLVPDSGHKFIGLDISVPKGFKNIRKYLKAIRAAYKVIKEEKPDAIIGFGNYISVPVIIAGILLRKKIYLQEQNVNIGSANKMFYKIAKMTFLAFDKTYDDIPIKSQSRFKVTGNPLRKEIDGLRYTTEREKLGIKPGEKVLLITGGSLGAQEINNIVMKYWEKFCANKNIRIFWATGNNFEQLKKVRKSKKENDRIEPYFNDMLNVMAAADLIVCRAGALTISEIIELEKPSIIIPYGSIKVGQYENAKVLTDYNAAYVFTRDELDDSMKKVFEIIRNDEKLKKMRIRLKPLRKPNAAEEIIASLDIWRN is encoded by the coding sequence ATGAAAAAAGTGATGCTTACAACAGGTGGGACAGGTGGACATATATATCCTGCGTTAGCTGTTGCTGATAAATTAAAATTAAAAGGGGTAGATACGGTATTTGTTGGAAGTACAGAGCGTATGGAAAAAGATTTAGTGCCAGATAGTGGGCATAAATTTATAGGGCTGGATATTTCAGTTCCAAAAGGTTTCAAAAATATAAGAAAGTATTTAAAAGCAATAAGAGCAGCTTATAAAGTTATAAAAGAAGAAAAACCTGATGCTATTATAGGTTTTGGAAACTATATATCAGTACCTGTTATCATTGCAGGTATATTGCTTAGAAAAAAAATATATTTACAAGAGCAAAATGTAAATATTGGTTCTGCTAATAAGATGTTTTATAAAATAGCAAAAATGACTTTTTTAGCTTTTGATAAAACATATGATGATATTCCTATAAAATCACAAAGTAGATTTAAGGTAACAGGAAATCCATTAAGAAAAGAAATAGATGGTTTAAGATATACTACTGAAAGAGAAAAATTAGGAATAAAACCAGGTGAAAAAGTATTATTGATTACTGGAGGAAGTCTAGGAGCACAAGAAATTAATAATATAGTTATGAAATATTGGGAAAAATTCTGTGCTAATAAAAATATTAGAATATTTTGGGCAACTGGAAATAATTTTGAGCAACTAAAAAAAGTAAGAAAGAGTAAAAAAGAAAATGATAGAATAGAGCCTTATTTTAATGATATGTTAAATGTAATGGCTGCTGCTGATTTAATAGTATGTAGAGCAGGGGCATTGACTATATCTGAAATTATAGAACTTGAAAAACCTTCAATCATAATTCCTTATGGTTCTATTAAAGTTGGGCAATATGAAAATGCAAAGGTTCTTACAGATTACAATGCAGCCTATGTTTTTACAAGAGATGAATTAGATGATTCTATGAAAAAAGTATTTGAAATTATTAGAAATGATGAAAAATTAAAAAAGATGAGAATTAGGTTAAAACCATTGAGAAAACCTAATGCAGCTGAAGAAATTATAGCAAGTCTTGATATTTGGAGGAATTAA
- the murD gene encoding UDP-N-acetylmuramoyl-L-alanine--D-glutamate ligase, producing the protein MKKAMIYGLGISGTGAKELLEKEGYEIIVVDDKKAMTSDEALNYLDGIEFFIKSPGIPYNNFVKEVQKRKIKILDEIEIAYNYMIEKGMKTKIIAITGTNGKSTTTAKISDMLNYAGYKAAYAGNIGRSLSEVLLKEKDLDFISLELSSFQLENIENFKPYISMIINMGPDHIERYKSFDEYYDTKFNITKNQTEDLYFIENIDDVEIEKRAKQVKAKRISVSKFKKADIFVENDKICHGKDSIIDVDKLSLKGIHNLENTLFMVATAEILKIDREKLKEFLMIATPLEHRTELFFNYGKLKFINDSKATNVDSTKFAIEANKNSILICGGYDKGVDLAPLAEMIKENIKEVYLIGVIADKIESELKKVGYEDSKIHKLVNLENSLQDMKKRFTKDSDEVILLSPATSSYDQFNSFEHRGKVFKELVLKIFG; encoded by the coding sequence ATGAAAAAAGCAATGATTTATGGATTAGGAATAAGTGGAACAGGAGCAAAGGAATTACTTGAAAAAGAAGGATATGAAATTATAGTAGTTGATGATAAAAAAGCTATGACATCAGATGAAGCATTAAATTATTTAGACGGTATAGAATTTTTTATTAAAAGCCCAGGAATACCTTATAATAATTTTGTAAAAGAAGTTCAAAAAAGAAAAATAAAAATTTTAGATGAAATAGAAATTGCTTATAACTATATGATAGAAAAAGGAATGAAAACAAAAATTATTGCTATAACAGGTACTAATGGAAAAAGTACAACAACAGCAAAAATTTCTGATATGCTAAATTATGCAGGATACAAGGCAGCTTATGCAGGAAATATCGGAAGATCTCTTTCAGAAGTTTTATTAAAAGAAAAAGATTTAGATTTTATTTCATTGGAGCTTAGTTCATTTCAATTAGAAAATATTGAAAATTTTAAACCTTATATCTCTATGATAATAAATATGGGACCTGATCATATAGAAAGATATAAGAGCTTTGATGAATATTATGACACAAAATTTAATATTACAAAAAATCAAACAGAGGACTTATATTTTATAGAAAATATAGATGATGTAGAAATTGAAAAAAGAGCAAAACAAGTAAAGGCGAAAAGAATTTCTGTGTCAAAATTTAAAAAAGCAGATATTTTTGTTGAAAATGACAAAATATGTCATGGTAAAGATAGCATAATTGATGTAGATAAATTAAGTTTAAAAGGTATACATAATTTAGAAAATACCTTATTTATGGTCGCAACAGCTGAAATATTAAAAATAGACAGAGAAAAATTAAAAGAATTTTTAATGATAGCAACTCCACTTGAACATAGAACAGAATTATTTTTTAACTATGGAAAATTAAAATTTATTAATGATTCCAAGGCAACAAATGTAGATTCTACAAAGTTTGCTATTGAAGCAAATAAAAATAGTATTCTAATCTGTGGTGGCTATGATAAGGGTGTAGATTTAGCTCCATTAGCAGAAATGATAAAGGAAAATATAAAAGAAGTTTATTTAATTGGGGTAATAGCTGATAAAATTGAAAGTGAACTAAAAAAAGTAGGCTATGAAGACAGTAAAATTCATAAATTAGTAAATTTAGAAAATTCACTTCAAGATATGAAAAAGAGATTTACTAAGGATTCTGATGAAGTTATTTTACTTTCACCAGCAACTTCAAGTTATGACCAATTTAATTCTTTTGAGCATAGAGGTAAAGTTTTTAAAGAATTAGTCTTAAAAATTTTTGGGTAG